The sequence TGTAGGATATATGGTGCAATAGTAGTGTGTTTGATTCCTAATCAGAATGTCATGTGTTTGATTCCAGGTGAAAGcaaatttttgtaattttttttaattttccgcGAGCTGATAGGTAAAAAAGATCATCGAACCTACCTTACCGCGGGTCGACACAGTACGGGCCGATCTTATGTGAGTCATACATGCGCTAGAGTCACGACATATAGATCGATATGACACGACCCATTTAGCTAACGGACCTAAACAGATCGTGTCTAAATGGACCCATGTCCTATCGAGCCAGATCACTCATTTGACCACCTCTAATGATAGATACATATAGTACTCATCCATATGTGTTGGTTTTTTAAAGCTTGACATCAAACCTATCACCTATGGTATACCTATTTACCTATAGGAGGACAAGATGGGACAAGCCAATAGCACGAGACGATGTATTTGGTATAAGGGTTTCATGAATATAGGTACACCTTACCTATATATATGCCTATCTATCCGTAGGTGGTATTTTTATCTATAAATATATTCGTAGATATCAAATACTATTTATACTTTAccctatttatatatttaaccACGAGTAATCGAAATAAATTACCATCCTAACTCTGTCGGATAGGCTCATAATCTCTTCTACGCACAATAATATGTTGAACTACTTCTGAGACCCACACTGATGCAATCAACCAATCGCCAATCGTGCATGTTTGTGCAGCAAATGGGTCTCACACTCGACATTTTCTGAAGCAAGCTCTAGATCGTTCCTTCGAAGTATCAACGTATCTCATCCGCGCGGCCGCGCCTTGCATTGCACAACACAAGCTCCATAGAAGAGTAACACATACAAATTACAGATAGACAGATGATATTTATGCATATCTGGAGCAATATCACAGTTCATATTACGGTAATCGTCTCCAAAATGGTACAGCGGCAAAGGTTGAAACACAGGCGATGCCAGCACACTCACCACCATCAGATAACGGCCAGGATCGAGCCCGGTGTAGTACTATATACAAAGAAAAGAACAACTCATCTCATAAGTCAAGACTATGCACAAACACACCACCCTCCCGCAAGCTCATATGTCAAGGACGGTCTTATTCTCGAACCACGTCTATTATCTCCAAACACTTACAGGCATATaatagctgctgctgctgctgctgctgcatacCTGAGCTCGAACTACATTACCTTGTAGCTTCTCGTCTGCTACTTTCAAAACTGGCAAGACGTGCCCAGCCTCTGCAATGGACGCGGACCGACACCAGCAGCGTGCTTCCGGGCACGGAAAGCGCTCGGGAGCAGCTCCTGGAACTTCTCGATGAATGCACTCCACTCATGAGGGCCCATGTCCGACACCTTCACAAAACTGGCGCTGGGAAGGAGCAGCTCATTTGCGCTCCTGCTCCCGGACTGATGCTCACTAGCTTTGCCACTATAGTTAGTTTTACCAGTCACCTTGCTCTTTGGGACACCTGTATGATAGGCTTTAGATTTCCCAAGGAAACCAAGCCCCTTCATGGACGATGATAACTTTGAGATACCAGGAAACTGGAGTGGTAATGCGCTGGTCAAGATGTCAGCATCCTCCTTGGTAGTGTAGGTgtcatcctcatcctcgtctTTGTCTTCCTCATCACATTCATCTAACTTGGACAGTGGATTCCTGGAACTTGCCTTCATGGTCCCAAACTTGCTGAAAGCTGGTGCTTCAAATGCATCTGAATCATCCTCAAGAGGGAACTGGGTgaagtcatcatcgtcatcttcAACTCCGGCTTCATCGGGAAGAGAGAGCTCTCTTTCCTCAACCCATTTCCTTGCCTCCATGCAGAGAAGCTCAAGCTCACTTGGCTCCTCTTCTTTTGCAGTGAACTGCCTGCTCATCATCTCTCCTATCTCCGACAAGCTGAGGCCAAACCCTGCAGCTTCCTTGAGAAATGTTGTTGACAGCACCAACACCCTGAGACATGCCTCACGGATCATGGGCAGCTCCATGCGAAGCATTTCAGCATCTTTCACAGGATCAAGTTTTGCAATGTACTCAAGCTCCTCCTCGGAGAAAGGAACGGATGCCTGCGGCCAGTGGATCCATTCAAAGTAAGGGTCTTCTAGGCATTCTGGCAGACAAAGACCATGGTCGATAGGAATGAGTTCTGTCTGCTCTCCAAAATTGTCAGCCCCGGGGCCAAGCTTCCTGACCAGAAGATTTCCAGCATGCCTGTCTGTGTTGAAGATTCTGACATCAAGTATGCCAATCCTATGCACTGCAGATACAGGGAAGCTTGATGTCCCATGGTCGCTGGCATCAAAATCATGAGTGATGAACTGCTGCAATGATGCAATCTTGCTCACAGCCTCTGATTTGTTGCCGAAGACTTTAGTTTTGCAGCCAACACAATCATTCACATTGAACACAGTGTGTGTTATCTTGACCAGCATGGTGGGAGGAACATTTGCAAAGTGATTGTAATCAAGGAGGTAAGCAGCAACCTCTCGGAACCCTGTCTCACCAATCCGCACAGATCTTTTGAGGCCTGGCTGTCCCAGAGCCTTCCCCACAAAACCTTTTGGGTTGTTCGGAGCAAATGGTTCCTCATCAGTTGGCTTGACAATTGCAACACGCTCTCCCCAGATGTTCTTGAAGTAGTAGGCACCACCCATCCCACTGTTAACAGCTACTGGGTCAACACCATTCCTTATGGCTTTGACGACATCCTTAGCAAGCTGCTTCATCCGAGAGGAAGGGCTTGAACATCCAAGGACTTCAATGGGCCCACTCCGGTCTCGCTGCCACACATCCTTTCCAGTAGGAGAGAGGCAAGGTGTGGAGTTGCTTCGATGCATCTGATTCCTTTTGAGAAGCAACGGCGAGTCATTGCGAATGCTGCTAAGATCATTATTCAGAACCAGATCACCGAAAGTCAGTGAGCTCTCATCTGTGGGCACATTGAGGGCAATCTGCAGCTTCTTTTTCACAGTCTGTGCATTTTCGCCCCTCTCCAACTCAATGCCAAGGACAGAACCATTGTCAGTTTGGACAAAGACTCTCTTCCAGCTCAGTGGTCTCCCCTCAGTTCTGCTACCTCCAGGATATTCACTGCTGAAGTTCCGATCCAGGATGGCAACAGCCATCTGTGTCTGAACAGGACAATCAAAGTCCCTGGACATAGAAGGCCTGAAAGGAGCTGCCTTTATCTGCTTCCTCCTCTCGTGTGCTCCACCAGAGAAGCAAGCAAATATAGGCAGCAAGGGAATGGAAATAGTCTTCCAACTCGCTGATGAGCAATTGCCAGTAGTCTACAGAGAATATGTCTTCACCAACTATGCATCAACTGGAAGCACTCTATCTCACCATCGATTGATATATATCCTGAGatgaaataaatagataaatcaGGAATACTCAAAATATTGCACAAAACGAGCTTAGATGCGCTAACAATTGTAAGAGTAAGACAAAGCAAGGAAATATGGGAGACAGACATCAAGAACACCAAAGGATAACAAAGGAAATGCTACCAGACAGTAGCGGAACAAATTTATGAATGTCTGACAAAGTGAATTGGCTAGCACGTCAGTATTAATAGAGCCTCAACTTATTTCCCTTAACAAAGATTATTTTGATCATCTTGTTTGCTCATTTCAGTTACAATAGTAAAATCCTTGGCCAAAGCGAGATATAGCTTGGGTTCTTAAAGGTTGCGAACAATAAACCTACCACAGTTGTTCAGAAAAAAGCAGTATAAATCATCATGGAGCATTCTACAGACCGTGCATCTGGATTTCAAGTTATTATCGGTGACTTCAAGTTTTCATTGGTGGAAGAATCAAACTGATCAATAATTTGGCAAATAACCATAGGAACAACAAATAGAAAATAGCAGTAGGTTTAGATCTCAATCTCAGACAGAGACTACCAATAATTGGCATTTAGCATCTCTCATacaggcatgcatgcatacccGATACCCCTGTCTTATTCTTAACCAAGATGGGGAAAACGAAAATCTAATCAGCTtctcatcaaccaaaacaacCACTTGAAGAAAAACATAGATCAACCTTTTCCTGTTATGACAGAATGATTCATAAGAATCGAGTAGCAGAAAACAAGGCGATGCTAATAGGGTAGGTCTGTAAGCCAGTTATTAAGAGGAAATAGCTACCTAAAACTATCTCAAGGCTTaggtttttttagataatgcaACATAAATCATATCCCACCCTCTACAACCCGACCTACAGGCTTAGGTAGATTTGAGTTGCATGCAACCAGAGATGAACTAGGATTGATTAAAGGTGACATGAAAAACTCTACGGTTCCATCAATGAATCCACAAATTCCCCACAAAACACAAAGAACAAGTCGATTTCCCGTATACAGATCAAATAAAATCTATAGAAATTACACGGGACGAATTCCTCCTTCGCTGACCACATCAAATTGTTCACATCACGTAGCTGGTCTCACACTACAGAAAACGACGAAGTAGGATCAAAGCACACAAATACAAAAAAACTTTTAGGCTCGAATCCTACACAGTCCTAACGATTCAACCCCAAAAAATCCACAAGTAAACAGCTCAAAATTACGAACTACACATGGATCATAAACGCTAGTAATCGATTAGACTAGCCCCAATCCCACACATTTCCAACTGAAATAAACCAAAAATGGACAGAGAAATCACAAAACCGAACAAGCCTCATAAGCATTTTCAAATCCTGTACCATTCACCGATGAAATTTCGAGACGACGCCGACGGTTTGGAACCACACGCGGAATCGAGCACGAGAACGAAGCAGCACGAAATCAGTCGCGGGTGCCCATTTCGATCGAGCCACTACACAAACGCCCGAAGTTTCGCGATGGCTCGAGCCCACACTAGTCCCCGCCCGCTGCGGCTCCTGTCCAATCACAGCCCGAGGAAGTGGGGACTCACCGGCGGGACGGATCTGGGCGCTCTCGGGAGGGGAATGGTCCGAgcgccgcctccctcctcctccggcggcggagATCCGACGTCCAGAGTGTCGCCGGCGCAGATCCAGCGGCCGGGCGGTGCGCCGTACGCCTCCCGTGGTGGCGcgatttgtgttttttttttctctctctctctctgtgtttTTTTGTCCTTTTCCCTCCGGGCTTAACTCGCCGTAGACCTGAGAGACGGGTTAAGGAATAACCGAGGTTAAGGTGACCTCTTCCGGCCTATTTATAGCCTCGCATTTTTACGATATGACCCTTCCGATCTCCGGTATTTTCAGGAACAATGCTCGTGTCTATGGACAAGAAAAATGCCACTTGCACATTGGTCATAAATGATAAATTGCATGCGCTACGCGACAAAAACGAGAACCTAAGCTCGTTTGGATTTGTTTCGTTACGTGAGTTAACTTGTTTGGTTGGAATCTGTTCTCAGCTCTTTTTTGCATATAAAGTttgtatattaaaataaaatagtttatgtATTTAGATCTAGAGCTCTGTTACACATgaccttaattttatggcttGGTTTGTGTGACAAATTTGAGGTTTTGCATTTTTTCTCTTACCAGTTTTATGAAAACAAAAGAATGAGAAAGACAGAGGATATTTTGGTTTTCAAAATTATAAAGCGCAAATTTATGTGTGTAGATATCTTCGATTTCTCAGCTTAGTCCATTGCATTCCTGTGTGTGTTTCTAGAGCTGTGGTGTCTTCAAATTCTTCCAATTTATTGGCATCGAGTCAGACAGTTGATGCTTTGGACACGATGTAATATCAAACCTTATTTGGATACGGTTGCGCTAGATATGCTTCAAATTGGTGCTAATATCTTGAGTAAATTTAGAAAAAAGAGTAAGAAGTGATTGTTGACAATTTGAAGTTGGGCTACTCTATGGATATATTTGCAAATTAATGATTgaatctctcccttatctcaTAAATGCTTATAAAAAAACAGTTGTCATAACCAGTTACATCTGGATTCGTTGTGAAGCTAGTAGAGATGAACAAAATTGTGTCATTCTCCTTTATTTGTAGTTCAATAAAACCACACAAGGTATGAACCTAAAGCTATAGGATGGTTTAATTCAAATGCTATACAAAATTAGTTAGTGTCAACTACCTGTTTCAACGAAGGGGCACGGGTAAGTTGAACACCCAACAAGACTGATCAAATATTAGTCATAGTTAAAGTCAGAGTAATACCAAAATCAGATTAACAAAATAGTCGTTTGGTTTGTAACCAAACTAAAATTTGGCAGTCCGACCAAAACACGGGTGACCAAATTGGCTGCCCAAAACTCGCTCCTGCTGCTGATTGATTGTAGACGGGCACGGCTAAGTTTTTACGGACGCAGCCAAATTTTGGCTCTAAACCAAACGCTCGCCAAATCACCTTAGTATGACCAAAATTTGGTCTGACACTCTAGAGTCAAAAACCAAAcagatccttaatcttcaagttTGCTCTTGTATTTGAACAACTAAGCAAACAGCTGACTGCATGTTGAAACCAACACAACTAAAATGAGAGCTAGCTGGTAGTCATATTTAAAGTGTGGCATCGTAACATACTTCATGGAGCCGAACCAGTTGTCACCAAACTTTGCCTTAAATTACTTTGCAAAACTAAAAGCCATAGTGCTAACGAATAAAGCATCACAAAATCACAATATGGCAAGAACAGGAGAGTAGCCAACCTTTGCTTCACTTAGCTGTGGCCATTATTGGCAGTCCTAATAGTATGACTATTAGTGAGCAGTTTTCTAGCTTGGGGCACTCATAAAAAATTAGTGGATGTTTTACATTTTGAACATGTTTAAAATATATTCCACAAATAGATTattgtgaaaataatttttgaaaaatggaaATTTTTGCACAACGTTATGATATTTGGCACCATGATAAAATAGCACAATAACATGATAATTGACGTTGTACCCTTGCAAGATCATACCTGACAACTATCACAGCATCCATTGTTATGATGACAAAATTAGTAGATATATTTAACAACGGCACCATAATCATAGCGTCTAAAAAGGTTCATTTTTACACATTATTCCTACATATGTCCATGCGTAGAAAAGTTTTTGAGAAAGAGCCAAAATCTAAaatcccctccccccccccccccccaaaaaaaaaataggcagTGTTTATACAGGAAAAGTTACATCAAGTCCCTGTCCACAAAAATAAAATCTTGTGGTACTTGTATGCAAAGAAGCCCTGCCTGATACTTTCGTCGTTCGAGCGGAAAGAAACACAAACAATTTCTCGAGTAAAAAAAAGTCACGGGACAGGAAAGCGAATTAATTCACTCCGTCAGTTCGCTTTGGGGTCGGAAGACTCTAGAACGCCGGTACGACGGCGCCCACGTGGCGCGGGGCGAGAGGACAGTGAGGGCACCGCGCGGGGCCCGCGGCGCAGCGGGCGCGTCCAGGCGCCGGCCGCTCACTCGCGGTGCGCGGTGAGCCGCACCCGCGCGCTGCCGGCGCGGAGGCGGCAGCGCTAGCTGCATGCCCGCGCGATCGTCGAGGGAGAGAGGAAAAGGAGGCAGGAAAGATCTGACCCCTCTTCGCGAAACCTTACCCCGGCAGCTTCCTATTTCACGCAGCAGAGGACTCGACTCCATCATCATCCGTTGAAAGTCTCCcggttttttttaatatgttttcTGTGACTGAAATTAACCGGGCagtcaaatataaaaaaaactacagatATATACATAAACTTGGTATAAATTTGGTTCAAATATCGATCCTAAACAAATAAATCCATGAATCTTAAGTGGATATCTCTTCCTGTAACACTAGAATCTGATTGAATCTAGCATTACAATCTATGAATCTTAAAAAGATATTTAGCCATGTTGACATGAGAAGTTAAATTGCTTGTTAATAAGCTCCTCGAGGTTGTGTTTAAGCATGTTCGTAAAGACCAAAATAAGGTTGCTCATGTACTAGCGCAATGCACTTGTCAAGAGATGTCATCTTTTATTTGGCTCTCGCATTCTTCTTCTGTAATCGCGCATCTAATTAGCGTTGAACGTACCCCGTTTGTGAGCTAATAAATATCATCTTTTTACTGTAGCATTTTGACCTAAATTTTTCCCATATATGAAGTTTATAGATATTTAAAACTTTTGTATCATTAAAttcatcataaaatatattttattagtattgtatacttttaaatatttataaatttgtCGTAGACAAACATGTAAGGTTAAAATTACTACAGTAAAGAAACTGATGACAAATAAACGAAAATGaaagtgtgtatatatatatacacacctaACAGGCGTCCTTCCTCAAAATACGTGCAAAACCACAGTGACGTTTAGCAATTGACCATTCCTGTCATGAACGTTGTTCTCAGGCTTTCAGCTGTCCATTTCTGCTTGATGCATGCAGCCATGCATACGCACAGACCATGGTACTTGTTCAAAGTTCAAACCCGCGCGTTGACACCTGACTACCTGAGAGGGCCGGCGATGTGGCTACCACGAATGGAAGACTTCACACAAGAAAATGGCACATAAAGCGATCTTACTTTAGTTTAATTATACGCATCACAGTACCCAAGCAGCAAAAAAATAAAGTCAATATATAGATATGTAAGTATATATATGCACAAATATATattgggaaaaaaaaacaagtttctAGCTGTTCCTGGATTAAAGAACGTGCTGGTGTGTCCGTGAGAGATGAGGCAGAGCTACTGCTCGATCGATCATTGATGCCGAGAGCATCACTTGGCAAAAGAAACAGTGTTAGCTAGGCACTAACGAACGTGTCATTGACCGGACGGGGAGGTGCCCCACTCCACTACCACCAAAGCAACAACTTTGAACCAGAAAATAAGGTTAAAGTTATCGTTTGAAATGAAGTACATTGCCTTTTCTTAATATAAGATAGTATCATTGGAAAAAGAAGGATGCTAAGATTTTTCCAAATTGCCATCTCGATATTTATGCCTGTAATCAGGGTCTTGGATTTGTCGTACATCACTCTCAATGGAACTATATGAAAATTGATGGATCATTCTAATTACTCCATCCGTTTAAAATCAGGTCTTGTTTGTCACGCTCCAGCTCTCAGCTTCATGGTAGATTAGttctttatttttagtttaaaatagaaACATCAGATCAAGAATTATTGAAGCTCTGGTATTCGTAGAGCTATAGAGCTATGTATTTCTAACTTCAAAAATTCGTGGAGCTGAAGCTCTGTCAACTATAGCTTTATAAGCTATATTTTGTCTTACGCATATATCAAGAAGCTATTGAAAATGACTAGACTGCCCTAATAACAACCTCTAAAGACTATATTTATCGTGCGCATGTAAGCAtgcaaagggaaaaaaaagtaTTTATTGGGTATATAGGGAACAACACACATATTTACATTGAAATGTGAAATGAGCCTTGTATTGACGAACAAAACCACTCAAAATATAGCCTTATATTCTTGAAGGGAGAAAGCCTTGTATTGATGAACATTGTGCACCTCTTTTTCAACACTAATAAGCTCCGTCAAAATGGCGGAGGATCTAGATCACTATCGCCAACACACTTATTGTATTCCTCCACCAAACAACCTCCTTTTGCGAGTTATATCTGTTTCTCAATTGGCATTCCCTTTGCCACCTCCACCATTAGCGTTAAGAGATGCATAGGCCATTGTGGCAACAAGGTATGGAAGCATTCGTCAGAAGAGGTGATTTACCAAtattgtgggggggggggggggggttggatAGAGAATTGCAAATTGCGTGTACTATCTCAACGGTGACCATGAAATGTCTAGTTCTTTCAACAATTTTATCACGTGAGCGCTAAATATGAATTAAAATTTACCATAGCAAAGACGATTTGGACTCCAGCCGCCTGTTACGAAACGCGACGACTCCTAGAATGAGGCCTTGTTTGGTTAAAATGTAGAAGCTGCGCCAAACATAAGTTTATGAGTAAGTAGAAAGCTGAGAATGAGCTAGCTAAGCAGAAAATAAAACGAGACTGGCTTCATCTCTCGGTTACTTTCTTCCCTGATAGATTACGGGCTTACAGAGTCGGCGGACAATAAAGTGTAGTCTACAGCTGCGGTGCTACCACTACTTCTCGTACGTTGATACGTAGCCTGAGCCTGAGCTAGGTTTGGGACTAGTCAGGATGAAAAGGATGCTGAAAGGCCAGAGGAGGCAAATAGCCAAAGTGGTCATACGAAGGCTCCATGTACTGGTGTACGTCGTCACACCCGTTCTGACTCCGGCAGCGATATAAAgtatttttagagtttttagAGAATACCatatatagttttatgaaaATACTATGGTATTGAAAACCCCAGGATGTTAGGGTGCAAAAACTATTGTAGTTTCAAAAACCAAAGTATGGCTAATATCTATCTCTATTACTTAAAAAACATATAGTGGTTCCCGTAACCTCCTATGTCCTGCCCTCTTATCATATTCTGCCCTCGCTCCTTGCCCAAAACTGCGCTTCTACCTatcctcctccaccaaatcaCTCTCATCAAATCACTTCCCAGTTTCCTTGCCAATCTTCACCTGTAGTCTGGACATATCCAATCCAACATTCCTCCTCTACCGTACCATACGCGTCGTCAATTTCCTTTCCAATCGAGACTTGCAGTCAAGGAAATCCTCCGATCCGATCAAACTCCCTGTCCACCCACGACGATCTCCACGCGGATCCGGCATCCGAGGGGTTTGGTGGCGGTCGCGTAACTCCTGGCTGAGCGCGAATCCGGTATGCAAGGGTTTCGACGATAGCTACGCAACTCTCAGTTGTGCATGCCCCTCCCCTCGTTGGCTATCTCTGATGGCGGACCTCACGATGCAGCAGTGGCCGTTGAGATCCAATTCATAGAGGTAGACCTCCTCTTTCACTCCCCGCCCCCCTCAGACTTGTATGTAATCCCTTTTATTACTTAGACTCTCTATTCTTACTTGgttttttcttgcaaaatagaacACTATATTGCGTTGGCACTTGAGATTCCAGGTGGTTagctcaaagaaaaatatttcatcACTGCATCAGTTGTTCAAATCGTGATCGAGCGCCCTCTTCCGCGCCACCTAAGGCCTCGTGCATTTGCGCCATTTCTTCCCGCATGTACGCTGGGGACGATACTCACGGCACTGCAGGAGGTGGCGCAACATGCGGAGGGTAGGCGAATCGACTAGAGGGCAGTGGTGGGAAAGTCATGCATGAGATCACCTCCGCACACAGAGTCGATTCCAGAATCATCTTCCTTACTCCCTTCCGAGTTCATAGGTCCTTATGTTGAACCGAGCCATCGCCAGATTCACCGAAATGAAGCTGTGTTGTTCAAGTCATTGCCCGTGTGGCTAGTGTACCACCACGCAGACAACCCACCGGAGCAAGCAGCCGCTGACAATACTACCATGTCCTCGGCTCTGATCCAACGCCCTGAGCCTCTACAGTTTGTCCCCGAGCCGCTCCATTTGCCGATGAGCTCTG is a genomic window of Phragmites australis chromosome 17, lpPhrAust1.1, whole genome shotgun sequence containing:
- the LOC133896919 gene encoding phosphatidylinositol 4-kinase gamma 7-like, translating into MSRDFDCPVQTQMAVAILDRNFSSEYPGGSRTEGRPLSWKRVFVQTDNGSVLGIELERGENAQTVKKKLQIALNVPTDESSLTFGDLVLNNDLSSIRNDSPLLLKRNQMHRSNSTPCLSPTGKDVWQRDRSGPIEVLGCSSPSSRMKQLAKDVVKAIRNGVDPVAVNSGMGGAYYFKNIWGERVAIVKPTDEEPFAPNNPKGFVGKALGQPGLKRSVRIGETGFREVAAYLLDYNHFANVPPTMLVKITHTVFNVNDCVGCKTKVFGNKSEAVSKIASLQQFITHDFDASDHGTSSFPVSAVHRIGILDVRIFNTDRHAGNLLVRKLGPGADNFGEQTELIPIDHGLCLPECLEDPYFEWIHWPQASVPFSEEELEYIAKLDPVKDAEMLRMELPMIREACLRVLVLSTTFLKEAAGFGLSLSEIGEMMSRQFTAKEEEPSELELLCMEARKWVEERELSLPDEAGVEDDDDDFTQFPLEDDSDAFEAPAFSKFGTMKASSRNPLSKLDECDEEDKDEDEDDTYTTKEDADILTSALPLQFPGISKLSSSMKGLGFLGKSKAYHTGVPKSKVTGKTNYSGKASEHQSGSRSANELLLPSASFVKVSDMGPHEWSAFIEKFQELLPSAFRARKHAAGVGPRPLQRLGTSCQF